Proteins from one Xanthocytophaga agilis genomic window:
- a CDS encoding caspase family protein: protein MSQLADYFSKSKAYLVGVENYTESRLYTPANDIKKLAAALTKHEFLREDIVTRIDVNKTEFEALIEEMRRDVSTNERVLFYFAGHGVAHEGEQPKGFLLPVDAAGTVDSFIDMDWLMEQFSHLTCRHFLLILDCCFAGTVRWAAERYRGIGEEIVRKLYRQKFDRYVNDVSWQVITSCSANEKAIDRILRLGYRDNVEEHNSPFAEILISILEKSPYDKVIFPDGIITTIGLYHCLETQLNRYLEKHGVEHVQSPSYFQLKQHKKGQFIFVRPGALASLPDLSGDNPYRGLSAYSSSDAHLFFGRDRVIDILVTKLKNSSNRVIVVTGASGIGKSSLINAGLKPRVMNDFSCFVSTHPGRIKDNPDIREEILSAITGAGKIILFIDQFEEITQVCDASEQLVWTQLIQHIINEFPSAKFLIGVRIDLEVQIEDLLNEVFKKYDRYIVPPFQRDEIEAAIVQPASQYAIQIKSIENNDIADNKFISRIVDEAFQSQSSLPLLSYALEEWYIQSVANTGERLLPEQIYLDLGGVTGTLGKIMARFDTKLDSQSKEVLKNILIRMVSITDSVVSKKKAYDSDLDFVSDSKRKRAKELLEKLLDSRLISTNANVLRQTQERIYYEPAHDYVVTSWSHLVQWIAESKEKVETYKRLAEDVRSWDFSSKRKTNTLWKKGQHLSVIIDDLNTIRKPDLFHKILTNVFFAGVPSPKSFEDTFLTKKESLFLARSFQQIRTQRLAVSIITMVLLLSFGAVAFINYKTNLTAQAALLNSSIDGNSPSEKLLILKEAYSLDPNQAGVMNNIVKLLNLSPCFISPFAQDILYLSGSTARGIYRDNATGALLTTADSMLVYWDANLTKTEFKTEGIIQHAGFVGNTSWFYYYIFRGPLKIFDANKNLVLSENDAGFNSILRSRSVHYVDYSTSSSQFLIVTTENASAAEYNSIIISCLDIHGQIIKHDTLSIDTISSFNVYHNNETDELYFYDTEFLVIYNNKLGVASQHRLRPEENSPDGPVDLTKGPIANDFPVFHYARDGKAFFYKPFKDSVFLFSLTQKGPKQIGLSSDILDGAFIDSTKMMILIKKNSIEVLDENLDLLRRKEMRQNLVSVKESERRTLFLIEDVDGKGYLFDDNLAIQLLLEKDYNFSGATIDELTGMLLLTSREKSFYTFNLKNRNHLFSSECQSQIVPINKGNCFASWNDDYDLFQTFETNGLINSITLDSSILNVSAIPGKDSVIVATLKGIYLLNSKCNVLTHQDLLPKSIQQHILFLKNTSKFILYYDSTIQIFSHDLKKMCSLNFQSEISDIVSTHGDRFIVLLRNGTVESYNTDFIKQWTLSDKRLAVNFFGDQLIYSSSSVFKINTAGEYIAFDTLGTHWTSGTLLKNTSLPGGNFLFSGELNMYLYAPPYTGMFQSKPTYNIGLHERSGKLIFTYSFDRVVSPTFFYEDKILFQENNTYEAFSLYTPNGAIKAFHNISIRVGRE, encoded by the coding sequence ATGTCTCAATTAGCAGATTATTTTTCAAAAAGCAAAGCCTATTTGGTCGGCGTCGAAAATTATACTGAGTCACGTCTTTACACACCTGCAAACGATATAAAAAAGCTCGCGGCAGCCTTGACCAAACACGAGTTCCTACGTGAAGACATTGTCACAAGAATAGATGTTAACAAGACTGAGTTCGAGGCCCTGATTGAAGAAATGAGGCGTGACGTTTCAACAAACGAACGGGTACTGTTCTACTTTGCCGGGCACGGAGTAGCACACGAGGGGGAACAGCCTAAGGGATTTCTATTGCCCGTTGACGCAGCAGGGACTGTCGACAGTTTTATCGACATGGACTGGCTTATGGAACAGTTTTCTCATCTGACATGTCGGCATTTTTTGCTCATCCTTGATTGTTGTTTTGCCGGGACCGTTAGATGGGCTGCTGAGAGGTACCGCGGCATTGGAGAAGAAATAGTAAGGAAGTTGTATCGCCAGAAGTTTGATCGCTATGTAAACGATGTCTCCTGGCAAGTCATAACATCCTGTTCTGCTAACGAAAAAGCTATTGATCGAATCTTGCGATTAGGATATCGAGACAATGTCGAAGAGCACAACTCTCCATTTGCTGAAATATTGATCAGTATTCTGGAAAAATCACCTTACGACAAGGTGATTTTTCCAGATGGAATCATAACAACTATTGGACTGTATCATTGTTTAGAAACACAATTAAATCGGTATCTCGAAAAGCATGGGGTCGAGCATGTTCAATCCCCATCCTACTTTCAACTAAAGCAACACAAAAAAGGGCAGTTTATTTTTGTGCGCCCTGGTGCATTAGCATCTTTGCCTGATCTTAGTGGTGACAATCCCTACAGGGGACTATCAGCATATTCGTCCTCGGATGCCCACCTGTTTTTTGGAAGAGATCGAGTTATCGACATATTGGTAACTAAACTCAAAAACTCATCAAATCGTGTTATCGTAGTAACCGGTGCTTCCGGAATTGGAAAATCTTCATTGATTAACGCCGGATTGAAACCACGTGTAATGAATGACTTTTCCTGTTTTGTCTCCACACACCCTGGTAGGATAAAAGATAATCCAGACATTAGGGAGGAAATACTTTCGGCTATCACAGGGGCTGGAAAAATAATTCTTTTCATCGATCAATTCGAAGAAATTACCCAGGTATGTGATGCTTCAGAGCAGTTGGTTTGGACTCAACTCATTCAACATATAATCAATGAATTCCCATCCGCTAAGTTTCTGATTGGTGTTAGAATTGACTTAGAGGTACAAATAGAAGACCTCCTTAACGAAGTTTTTAAGAAATATGATCGATACATTGTTCCTCCATTCCAACGAGATGAAATTGAAGCTGCAATTGTTCAACCAGCATCCCAATATGCCATCCAGATTAAATCTATCGAAAATAACGATATCGCAGACAATAAATTTATAAGCAGGATTGTGGATGAAGCATTTCAATCACAAAGCAGTTTGCCCTTACTGTCCTACGCATTAGAAGAATGGTACATTCAATCTGTTGCAAATACGGGTGAACGGCTTTTGCCAGAACAAATATATCTTGATCTTGGTGGGGTCACAGGAACGTTGGGAAAAATAATGGCAAGATTTGACACCAAACTGGATTCGCAAAGCAAGGAAGTATTGAAGAACATACTCATCAGAATGGTTTCCATCACTGATTCTGTTGTCTCAAAGAAAAAAGCATATGATTCTGATCTTGATTTTGTAAGTGACAGTAAGCGGAAAAGAGCGAAGGAATTACTAGAGAAACTTCTAGATTCAAGATTGATTAGTACGAATGCGAATGTGTTAAGGCAAACTCAAGAAAGAATCTATTACGAGCCAGCACATGACTATGTAGTCACTTCGTGGAGCCATTTAGTTCAATGGATAGCAGAGAGCAAAGAAAAGGTTGAAACTTATAAGCGCTTAGCAGAAGATGTACGCAGTTGGGACTTTTCTTCAAAAAGAAAGACAAATACCCTATGGAAAAAGGGCCAGCATCTTTCAGTCATAATAGATGATTTAAATACTATACGAAAACCAGATCTGTTCCACAAAATTTTAACAAATGTATTTTTTGCAGGCGTTCCATCTCCAAAAAGCTTCGAAGATACCTTTCTTACAAAAAAGGAGTCATTATTCCTTGCTCGCAGTTTTCAGCAAATTAGAACTCAACGACTGGCCGTAAGTATAATAACGATGGTCCTACTTCTCAGTTTTGGAGCAGTAGCCTTCATTAACTACAAGACTAACTTGACTGCACAGGCTGCGCTTTTGAACTCTTCTATTGATGGTAATTCACCAAGTGAAAAACTTCTAATCCTAAAAGAAGCGTACTCATTAGATCCCAATCAAGCCGGGGTGATGAATAACATCGTAAAGTTACTTAACTTGAGCCCTTGCTTCATTTCACCCTTTGCTCAGGATATTCTTTATCTGTCGGGTAGCACAGCGAGAGGAATCTATCGTGATAACGCTACTGGAGCCCTACTTACGACTGCCGATTCAATGCTCGTCTACTGGGATGCAAATCTAACTAAAACAGAATTTAAAACCGAGGGAATCATCCAGCATGCTGGCTTTGTGGGAAACACATCCTGGTTCTACTACTACATCTTTCGGGGCCCATTGAAAATATTTGATGCAAATAAAAATCTCGTCCTTTCGGAAAATGATGCGGGTTTCAATAGTATCCTCAGAAGTCGCAGTGTACACTACGTTGATTACTCGACAAGTTCTTCACAATTTCTAATAGTGACAACAGAAAATGCTTCCGCGGCGGAATACAACTCAATAATTATCAGCTGCCTCGACATCCACGGACAAATCATAAAGCATGATACCTTATCGATTGACACAATCTCAAGTTTTAATGTATATCATAATAATGAAACAGATGAGTTATATTTTTATGACACTGAGTTTCTGGTGATTTACAATAACAAGTTAGGTGTCGCTTCGCAACATCGACTCCGGCCCGAAGAAAACTCACCAGATGGGCCGGTTGATCTTACCAAAGGGCCGATAGCAAATGATTTTCCGGTTTTTCACTATGCCAGAGATGGCAAAGCCTTTTTTTATAAACCATTCAAAGATAGTGTGTTTCTTTTTTCGTTGACGCAAAAAGGTCCTAAGCAGATAGGATTGAGTTCAGACATCCTCGACGGAGCATTCATCGATTCTACAAAAATGATGATTTTGATAAAAAAGAATAGCATAGAAGTTTTAGACGAAAACTTGGACCTTCTTAGAAGAAAGGAAATGCGTCAAAATTTGGTTTCGGTTAAAGAATCAGAACGGAGAACCTTATTTTTAATCGAGGACGTTGACGGAAAGGGATATTTGTTCGATGACAATCTTGCCATCCAATTGCTGCTAGAAAAGGACTACAATTTCTCTGGTGCTACAATCGATGAATTAACAGGGATGCTTCTATTGACATCGCGGGAAAAATCTTTTTATACGTTTAATCTCAAAAATAGAAATCACCTTTTCAGCTCAGAGTGTCAAAGTCAGATTGTTCCAATCAATAAGGGGAACTGCTTTGCATCGTGGAACGACGATTACGATCTTTTCCAGACCTTTGAAACCAATGGGCTTATCAATTCGATTACACTGGATTCTTCAATTTTAAATGTGTCCGCAATTCCCGGCAAAGATTCAGTTATTGTAGCCACACTTAAAGGCATCTATCTGTTAAATTCAAAATGTAATGTGCTTACCCATCAGGATCTTTTACCTAAAAGCATCCAACAGCATATTTTATTTTTGAAAAACACAAGCAAATTTATTCTTTACTATGACTCTACTATTCAAATATTTTCTCATGATCTAAAAAAAATGTGTTCGTTAAATTTTCAGTCAGAGATCTCCGACATCGTTTCAACTCATGGAGATAGATTTATTGTGCTCCTCAGAAATGGTACTGTAGAGTCATATAATACAGACTTCATAAAACAATGGACTCTTTCAGATAAAAGGCTGGCAGTTAATTTCTTCGGTGATCAATTGATATATTCATCATCTAGCGTTTTCAAAATAAACACAGCAGGTGAGTACATTGCCTTCGATACATTAGGTACTCATTGGACATCGGGTACTTTGCTAAAAAACACGAGTCTTCCAGGCGGAAATTTCTTGTTTTCAGGAGAACTGAACATGTACCTCTATGCACCTCCTTATACGGGTATGTTTCAAAGCAAACCAACATATAATATTGGACTACATGAAAGGAGTGGGAAACTCATTTTTACATATAGCTTTGATAGAGTTGTATCGCCGACCTTCTTTTATGAAGACAAAATCCTATTCCAAGAAAATAATACTTACGAAGCCTTTAGTCTATATACCCCCAATGGTGCCATAAAAGCATTTCATAATATCAGTATTCGTGTCGGCAGGGAGTAA